TGTGACGGTCACCCACGACAAGGCTCGCGCCATGGCCGCCGCGTCAGACGAGCGGCTCGCGAAGCGGCAGGGCGGCGCGCTCGAGGGCATTCCGCTCGGCATCAAGGACCTGTTCGGTACCGAAGGCGTCCACACCCAGGCCTGCAGCCATGTGCTCGACGGCTTCGAGCCGCGCTACGAATCGACCGTGACGGCCAATCTCTGGGCCGACGGCGCGGTGATGCTGGGCAAGCTCAACATGGACGAGTTCGCCATGGGCTCGTCCAACGAGACCTCCTACTACGGCCCCGTGGTCAATCCCTGGCGGCGCTCGCGCGAGATGATCGTGGCCGGCATGCCCGTCACGCATGGCGGCGAGGGCGGCTTCGCCGGGGCCGGCAGCGGCGTGCGCACCGAGCGCGTGACCGACAATGTCGACCTCGTGCCCGGCGGATCATCGGGCGGATCGGCAGCCGCCGTCTCGGCCTGGCTCTGCGCGGGCGCGACGGCGACCGACACCGGCGGCTCGATCCGCCAGCCGGCGGCCTTCACCGGCACGGTCGGGATCAAGCCCACCTACGGCCGCTGCTCGCGCTGGGGCATCGTCGCCTTCGCCTCCTCGCTCGACCAGGCCGGCCCGATCGCCCGCGACGTCCGCGATGCCGCGATCCTGCTGAAGTCGATGGCCTCCGTCGACACGAAGGACACGACCTCCGTCGACCTGCCGGTTCCGGACTACGAAGCCTCGCTCGGCCGGTCGATTCGCGGAATGAAGATCGGCATCCCGCGCGAGTACCGGGTCGAGGGCATGCCGGACGAGATCGAGGCGCTGTGGCAGCAGGGCATCGACTGGATGCGCGACGCCGGCGCCGAGATCGTCGACATCTCGCTGCCGCACACGAAATACGCCCTGCCGGCCTACTACATCGTCGCGCCCGCCGAGGCCTCCTCCAACCTCGCCCGCTACGACGGCGT
The nucleotide sequence above comes from Aquibium microcysteis. Encoded proteins:
- a CDS encoding amidase, producing MTELTRLTIAQARDKLAAGEFKAAELTDAYLAAIDAANGTLNAYVTVTHDKARAMAAASDERLAKRQGGALEGIPLGIKDLFGTEGVHTQACSHVLDGFEPRYESTVTANLWADGAVMLGKLNMDEFAMGSSNETSYYGPVVNPWRRSREMIVAGMPVTHGGEGGFAGAGSGVRTERVTDNVDLVPGGSSGGSAAAVSAWLCAGATATDTGGSIRQPAAFTGTVGIKPTYGRCSRWGIVAFASSLDQAGPIARDVRDAAILLKSMASVDTKDTTSVDLPVPDYEASLGRSIRGMKIGIPREYRVEGMPDEIEALWQQGIDWMRDAGAEIVDISLPHTKYALPAYYIVAPAEASSNLARYDGVRYGLRVPGKDIVEMYEKTRAEGFGREVKRRIMIGTYVLSAGYYDAYYLKAQKVRTLIKKDFEDVFAAGVDAILTPATPSAAFGIADQDMASDPVKMYLNDIFTVTVNMAGLPGIAVPAGLDGRGLPLGLQLIGRPFEEETLFRTAHVIEQAAGRFEPTKWW